ACTGGCTCATTCTCACCATATATGACTTGAGGGCTTTTAGTGTTAATAGCTTGGGTTAGAACCTGAGATAAATTTTTTTGTGATGATGTAGCAGTTAATGGCATATTTTTATTATAACCAAAACCTAAATAAAGTCAAATTATATATCCTTCTTAACTATTTTTAGTTTACCTCTTTCAGTAAAAATAGTCAATGTGGATAACTAAAAACTTATTCTTTCTGGCTTTTTAGAATAATGTTTATAATGCTCTGGATCTTTCAAGAACTCGGCTGATTTAGTAATATCCTTCTTTTGAAATCCTAAATCAGCCCCAGCCATTAATAGTTCAACATTGTTAACAAAATCAGAGCTATGAGCAATGATTTTTGGTTGTTCAATCTCTTCTATACTTCTGATTTCTTTAATCAAATTAGCTCCTTTTCTTAACTCTTCTTGATCTTTTTCTAATTCACCATCAACAAAAACTAAGTCTGGTAGTTTCTCTTTTGATTCTTTTCTTCTTTTAATCTCTTCTAAAGCAGACTGCCCTGTTTCAAAATGCTTAAAACCATAACCAATGTCTTGGGTCTTCATTTGCCAAAACCTTAAAATTCCTTCTATTGTTTCTTTATCATCATCAATAATCCAGATCTCTTTGGCAGGAGCTGGCTCTTGTTCTGAATGTTTTTCTAAATTACCTTCAGTAGACATAAGTATTGGGGAAAAGGTTGGAATAAAAATAATTCACTTATTCTCTTTCTCTATTTTTAGAGAGAACCAAAACCTAAATAAAATCAAGTTAAATTTTATAATTAAAAACAAATCACCGCGTCTTTACCACCCGGCTGTCTAATTGGTATTCTCTTGCCACCTTGCTTGCTTCTTCTCTTATCATCTGAAATAATGCTTTAGGATTTCTCCCAGACTTTCGCCACATTCTATCTCTTATTTTGTCAAGTTCTTGCTCAATTGGACAAGGAAATTTAAGCATAAGTTATGTTTTTAATTATTAAATTTCTAAAAAATCATTCGGCGTTGAAATGCTAGGAATTGACAAACCAAATTTCTCATTAAATTCTATTATTTTCTTTCGCTGTACTGCCCCAACTAAGTGCCGATAATTCCATGAAACAAGGTAGTCAATATTATTAACCGTAGCAATTGCTAAATGGATAGCATCTTCCAATTTTGATCCGGGTATTATTTTAAAATTTATGTATTCCTGCGATAAATTTTCTATTTTACTGCTTATTCCCAATCTCTTCATTCCTCTCACCTTGCTTAAAAGTTTTTCCCTGTTTTGTAAATCTGTAATCTTATTTAGCTCCGCAACTACTAAATCTGAAATTACTAAATCATAGCATGGAATTATCTCCTTCCAAAAATGAATGGTAATCTCCTTTCGTTCGGCATCTTGCCTTTTAAAGTCAAAATAAGCTGAAATTACTGAAGTTTCTAAATATATTATCTCTTTCATGATATAAGTATATTAAATTTTTACATAAAAGTCAAATTACAGATGATAAATGGGGAAATGATAAATGATAGATTATAATGTGTCTTTTATCCTTGCTGAAAACCATAAACCAGTTAATACTAAAACTCCAGCTAAAACAAAAATATACTGAAATCCAAAAAAATGCAAGACAAGGGTAGCGAGGAGCGGAGTGATGACATAAGCCAGCGGTCCGGTATTTCGAAAAAGATTAATGATATGAATATCCTTGACATCAACTCTTTTGAAAAAATAAGTATCGCGCATAATTTCCACTAAACTGGCGCCAATGCGAGTGCAGACAAGAATAATAAGCCAAACCCAAAAACTCGTGGAATCGGCAAGGCCAAAAACAATAGCAGAAACGCCCATGATAAAAATACCAATTGTGAGCAGTTCTTTTTCGCCAAGATATTTATCAGCCAGCCAGCCGGCCGGATAGGTAAATAAAACAAATGTTGAAAGCATAACTGTGAACATAATGCCAACCTGGTGCCACTGGAAGCCAAGATATTTAGTGAGATAAATTGGCGCGTACACGATAAAAGCGCAATAAAACGCATGCAAAAGAAAGGCGATTATAAAAATTCCATTTAGCAGATTATTTTTATAAATCTTTTTTATGGCCCTTAAAAAATGGGGTTTAGGAAAATGATTAACTTTTAAATCCTTAAACTTTACGTAAAAGCCAATCATCACCAAGAATACTAAAACCGAAGCAATTAAATATAAAAATGAATAATTAAATTTTTTTAAAATCTGGCCAGTGGCCAAAGGCGACAAAAACCAAGCAATGTGCAAACCAGTCATATAAGTTCCACGAATGCGGCCAGTGATTTCATCGCGAGAAAAATGTTCAACATAAATATCAAAGGATATCCAGACTAAATTTAGGAAAACCACATAGGCTAAAAAAGAGATAATAGCCGGGGCAATACTGTTAGATAAACCTAAGCTAATTAAACAGACGATCATTGCCAGAAATACCGCGATACTGGCTTTAAAAATCTTCAACCAATTAATGAACTTGGTATAATTCAAAATCATTAAAAATACCAAGAAATGAGCGACGGTAAAAACAAAGCCGACATTTTTCTCGCCGACAAATTGACTTAGGTAAGATGAATGAACATACGCAGACAAAGCATTGGCAACAGCTAAAACAAAACCAAAAACAACAAAAAGTTTAAGATGGGATTTTGCTTGTTTTTGGGGTGGTTGATTTTTTGATTGGCTTTTTTGCACGAGTTAGTAAATAGTAACTGGAAATTAGTAATTAGGGAATTGGAATATTTGAGTTTATGTTTTTAAAAGTGGAAATTTGTGTAATCGTGTGCACGAATATGCTACTTGCGTTTTCGCCTGAAAAACAACGTAGATATTGGAAAAGACAATATAAAACAACTTGGTGTTGTCCATAAAAGATGAAATTTAGAAATCTGTGGATTAGCTAAAAAAATGATATTCATTACCCATAAAAGGACCACATCAATGATTAAGGTTTTATGACCTCGGCTAAAATTTTTATATCTAAACCAATTTATCGTCCATAGTAAAGTAATAATTATTGATAATATTTGTAATATTGTGCTGATTGTTTTCATGAAATTTCATAAAAAATAAAAATAATTCGTTATTCTATCACTCCCCCGCCGAGAACTTCATTCTTAGAATAAAAAACAACTGACTGGCCAGGGGTTATTGCGCGTTGGGATTTTTTGAATTTCACAAAAATTTTGTGTTGTTTTGTGATATTTTTGGTTAAAACAGCCTCAACCGCTGGGTGCAGGTACCGAATCCTCGCTCGACACTTCAGTGGAAACTTTGGTTCAAACCCTGAAATCCAGTTGATATTCTTGGCTGTGAGCTGATCTTTAAATAAGAGTTCCTGATCAAATTTATTAGCCACATACAAAATATTCTTCTGATAATCTAATTTTACCACATAAAACGGGCCAATGCCACCGATAAGAATTTCCCGGCGCTGGCCGATTGTGTATAATGGCAGGCCTTGATGCTCGCCGATGACTGAACCGGGTTTAATCCCCTTCTCTTTGACACCGTCGAGGGTGATGATGGGACCGGGTTTGAGTTTGAGATGACGGCGGAGGAAATCATAATGCCGTTTATCTTTAATAAAACAAATGCCTTGAGATTCGGCCTTCTCGAACACTGGCAATTTTTTCTTTTTAGCGACTTTGCGGACTTGGGGTTTGGTGTAATCACCGATTGGAAATAAACAATGTTTGAGTTGGGCTTGGGATAAGGTCCAAAGGAAGTATGATTGGTCTTTGGCTTTATCGTTAGCCATTCGTAACTGGTAACTGGTAACTAGTAACTTAGTTTGTTTTTTTGCTTTCTTGTTTTTTTGCTTTCTTGTTTTTTTGACGTAATGACCAGTGGCAATATAATCACAGTCAAGCCTTTTAGCGCGTTTTAAAAACTCACCAAACTTGACATATTTGTTGCATTCAACGCAAGGATTAGGAGTGCGACCGCGAGAGTATTCGTCTAAAAAATTATCAACCACGCGTTTCTTGAAAATTGATTTCATATTCATGGTGTAGAGTTTGATATTGAGCTTGTCGGCAACGCGCCGGGCATCTTCATAGGCCTCGATAGAGCAACATTTGTTTTCGGGTAAGATAGATTGGGTCAAGGGACCCAATCTACCCCCAAGCTGGGTGGGTCGGATCCCTTGACCCGACCCGGTTAAACTCTCTGACCAGAATTTCATAAAAATACCGATGACCTCATAACCCTGTTCCAATAACAAAGCAGCGGCGACTGAAGAATCAACGCCGCCGGACATGGCTACAAGAACCTTTGGCTTATTTTTATTCATAATAATCAAAATCGATTTTAATTGATGAGTGATCTTCTAAAATGTAGTTACGGGCTGAAGAAAATTGATAATCTTCTGGGCGCTCGCATAAACCGGCTTTGGTTGGATTGTTGTGTATATAGTTTAATTTTTCATCAAACTTGTGCGGAGTTAAAACATTGAAATCGTAAAATTTAGGTTGCCAGATACGATATTTGAGACCACGCCGGTGTGCCCTCACCTGTTGGGTGGGGTTGAGCCTCTGCTCAACCCGTTGGGGCGCGAGCTGAGGCTCTTGTCTACCCGTGATGAATCTACAACAAAATCAAAATCGCTGCTCCCAACAAAATCCGATAAACCGCAAACAATTTAAATCCAAATCGTTTTATAAATGCTAATAACAATTTAATCGCTATAAAACCGCTAATAGCAGCAGCCGCAAAACCCACTAACAAGCTCTTTGCTTCTTCTATAACAATCCCTTCTCGCAATAAATTAAACAACTCATAGCCGGCGGCAGCGGCAATAATCGGAATAGAAATCAAAAAGGAAAACTCCACAGCTGTTTTTCGATCCATCTTAGTCAGCATGCCAAAGCTCATAGTAACCCCACTGCGCGAAGTTCCGGGAATAAGAGCTAACGCCTGACTTAACGCCACTGTAATTGTTTGAAAAATTCCAACAGAATTAACATTTTTGGTTTTAAAATGAGCTCGCTTGCTGTAACTGTCTGCCAGCCATAAAACTAAACCCCAAAAGATCAAATTGGCAGCTACCACAATATTGGAACGGAAATTATTTTCAACCAAATCCTTGAATAAAAAACCAGCCAATCCGGCTGGAATAATAGATAAAATAATCAAAGCTCCAAGGCGAGCATTAGCTTCCTGTCCCCTGCCCCTGCCAAAAACACCCTTGAATATATCTCTCAACTTTTTACGAAACGCAAACAAAACCGCGACTAATGTTCCCAGGTGAACAATTACATCAAAATCCAAACCCTGGTCACGAATACCTAAAATCTTGGGCACTAAAATCAAATGCCCAGAGCTGGAAATTGGCAAGAACTCTGTTAATCCTTGGATAATGCCGAGAATGATGGGATGGGACATACGTTAAAAATAAAAATTTACTATTCATTATTTACTATTTACTATTCACCAATCAAACAACTTCCAAACTTCATTAGGTAAAAATAAAAAGAATAGTATCAGCCAGAGGCTGACCCCTCCAAAGGCGGGCAGGCACCCTTTGGCTGGAATAATAAATAGTAAATAATAAATCACCCAAGTCTCACCTATCATTCTGATCATCGTTTTTATTTTTCTTTTTCCCGTCAAAGGCCACGGTTCCCTGACTCATAGCGTCTTTTAAAGAAACTTCTTCGGGTACTTTTTTAGTTACCGGCTCGGGGCCGGCACTGGGTTGTGGCTGGGCGGAACCTGATGGTCGTCTGGGCGCTCTAGCCGGTTTAACTTCTCCGCTTCTTACCTTTTGCAAACACTCCCGGCAATAAACTGGCCGGGCTGGGTCCGGCTTAAAGGGTAAATCCGTCTTTTCACCACAATGAGAGCAAGTAGCTTCAAATTTAGGTGAGGTATCTCTACCCGCCGACCCGGTTGGACGAAATCCTACTTTTTTTCCGGCCCCTCCGCCATCCCCTTCACCAACGCCATTTTCCCGGCCCTCGTCCATCATTCCGCTCCAGCGATTTATTTTTTCCTCAACCTCTTTTCGGGGTTCAGCATAGCGTTCACGCGAAATTTTAATTATTTTTTCACGATTTCCTTCTTGGATGTCTGCGGCCAGAGGCGGCAGGGTACCGGCAGAAAAAGGAGCCGAAGACACGCCATCAATCATCAACTTCATATAAACATCAAATTTGGCTAAATTTACCAAATCTGTTTCAGTAAATTCTGGCTCAAACTCTTTGACTACCGCTTCGGCATCAGCTGCACCAATCCGAAAACACATAATAGTTCCCACATTACCAAATACCGCTGCTTGAACTGTCTCGTCTAATTGCTCAATATACTGATGCGCAATAATAAGATCAAGGCGATATTTTCGGGCTTCGGATAAAATATTAGCAAATGACTCGGTGGCAAAATTTTGGAACTCGTCAACATACAAGTAAAAATCTTTGCGCTCTTCTTCTGGTATATCAACTCGGCTCATAGCCGCCAATTGAACCTTGGTAATCATAATCGCGCCTAATAATGCCGAAGAATCTTCGCCGACACGGCCTTTTGCTAAATTCATAATAAATATCTTCTTGGTATCCATTATCTCGCGCATATCTAATTTTGATTTCACCTGGCCAACAATATTTCTAATCAAAAAAGTTGATAAAAATTGGCCAACCTTATTTTGAATTGGAGCGATTGCTTCGGATTGAAACCTATCCGGGTATTTTGAATATTCATCAACCCAAAAAGATCGGACCACCGGATCAGTAACTTTACTGATTACTTTTTTCCGATATGCCTTATCAACTAACAGTCTCATAATCCCCAGCAAAGAACTGCCGGGATATTCTAAAAGAGCTAAAATAGCATTCCGTAAAACATATTCCAAACGCGGACCCCAAGAATCTGCCCAAATCTTTTTAAAGACTCCCACCAAACCCGAGGAAACTAAGTGGCGATGGCTAGCGTCAACTTGTTCCAAAACATTAAAGGCAACAGGAAAGTCTAAGTCCGCCGGATTAAAATAAACCACATCATTAACCCTGTTTGATGGAATGTAATCAAGAATTTTATCCGCAATATCGCCATGGGGATCAACTAGAGCCACCCCATTACCCGCCCGAATATCCTGAATAATCATATTTTCAATAACTGTTGTTTTTCCCATACCGGTTTTACCAATCAAATACATATGCCGGCGACGGTCATCTTCTTTGATACCAAATTTCACCCGTCGATTGCGGAAATTGGTTTCGGCTAAAAGAGTTAAGTTTTGATCGTTATCTGTGGGCATATAAAATATTTTTAAAAAATCAACCAAGCTGTTGCAATAGTAAGGCAATCGTTGCCGCTGCCGTTACAAAAATGGAAATAACCGCCACTACTACATTAACCAGCACTAAAGTCATTGAAATATCAAATCTTTTCTTTTTGAAAAATGGAAATTTCATAAATATTAAAAAAACTAGAAATAAAGCCATTCGACAAACTCAGGCCAGGAAAATTAAGAAATAAAGGGTCGAGTGTTAAATTTGAAAATTGTTATCCTTAATTTCTTAGTTTCTTTATTTCTCCTCGCCTTCCAGTTATTAAAATTCCTCAACTTCCGCTTCTGATACCTCCTCACCCCTCTCACCTTCTATAGCCTCTGTCTCTTGTCTGGGCGCTTGTTCAACTGGTAAAGCAAAAGGCGGTTCCATGCGCTTGGCTTCGGTTTTCTTGAGCAAAGGAGTTCTGATGTCCATCATTGGAAAATGCCAAAGAGTTGCCAACTCCTCAATATTCAAAACAAAGCGCGCCCGACCCCGCCAATTACTTCGATATTTATAAGCTAAAACCAATCTCCGTTGCCTGGCCGCAACCCGACGTTTTATAAAAAAATAATCAATTGTCGTCTTGCTTTTGGGGTGAGGCTTAAATCCGTTTAAATCAAGACTGTTAAATTGAGCAATGGATCCTAATATCCCATTGACGCCGCGAGGCTTGGAAAAAATATCTCTAGGTCCCCAGTACATAAATCGAAATTTAGTATCAAAACCATGTTTAGAAATCTTTGCTTCAACAGCCTCTACTGCTGTCCGCTCACCAGGAGATAAATAAAGCATTTGTGAACGCAACGCTTGTTGCTTTCGAGCCACTTCCGTCTCACTAGTCTTGAAAGAAGCTGTGGCCGTATCAAAAGCGCCCTTAGCCAATTTCTGGCCGGCTTGACCCAATTTGGCAAAGTAAGTGCTAGCCCCATCTGTTTCTGGCACTTGGGCTCCTATTAATTTTCTAACCAGCCGTACCCCACCCTTAATCCAATCAGGCAGAATGGGTGTAATAACCAGCTGAAGCCAAATGTGCTCCGTAGGACTGATATTGCTCATAATTTCCAAAAGGGACGCCATGGGGTCTTTAAATTCTTGCGTTAAGCCGTACTCAAAAAACGGATAAGTTCTAATGGGGTAATGATCCTTGTTATAGGTAACAAATTCCGTGCCCCAAAGATTATACGTTTTATTGGGGTATGCCGTTGGCACGGCCCCGGCATAGTCTTCTACTTCCGTAATTTCAGCATCCGGATATTGAGCATAAATTGCGGCTTCCACCAAATTCCTAAACAGGGTTGGGGAATGAACTAAAAACTGTAAATACCCGCCATCACTAATAATCTCAAAACTGAATTTTGGCGTTAAAAAACCCTGCCAGTACTTTTCCACTAAATTTGGCGTTTTATAACTCCCATAAATTTGGGCAAAAAGATTTTCTACGGCTTTCGGGCCTTGCTCATTCTCTTTGGGGACATCCACCGCCAAAAGCACATATTTCTGCTTGCTATAATAAATATTCTGCCGCCAATAAAGCCAGGCTTCTTTTAAGCCCCAAAGTAAAACAATCAGAAGCAGGACCCAACCGCCGTTTTTTATCAAAAACCAAACACCTTCCCAAGCATTATCAAAACTGCTTAGTTGGGTCAGGAAACTTGAGATTGAATTCATGACGTTGACCATGTTTTTATTATAACAAAAAAATGAATACAATGCCAATCTACCTCTCGGCCATCCCTCGACTCCGAGGTCGCTCAGACTCGAGGAAAGCTCGAGGCTGAATGGCAAATGAATGTTTACCCCAATAACGACCGGGGCAGGTCTACAAATGTGCGAATACCAAAAAAGCTCCAGACTTTAGTATCCTGAAGCTTCTTGGTTGAAAATATAAAAAATGAAAATATGGATATGTGGATATATTTACTTATTCCAAATCAACCACATTATATCGTCCATCATCCAATCTCTTAAACTTACTCTTGTCCGAAAGCGCCAAAAGCACGGTGCCGGGTTTCACCATCCGTTGCTTTAGCACCTCATCAATTATTTCTTCGCGAGCTAAAGGCCCTTTCTTTTTTATAATACCAACAATAACATCAGGCACTATTCCGGGAATATAGCCCCAGTTTTTTAGAGCGTACACACCCCGGCCAACTAGGATATACTTATCACCCATAATTAACTCATTATGGACAGTAGCCGGGTTAGCGGTTTTGGAGTCAAAACCCTGCTTATTAATTGCCTCGGCAATCTCGTTAAAATGCAATGGCTTGCCAGTTTTTTCCAGCACTAAATAAATCTTATCGCTCATTCTTTTGGGAACAATGGTTCGCCAATCAATCAAACCCCATTCGCCAAAAGAATTTCTCTTGGTTTTAGCGCTGGCTTCCAGGGCTGACAAAATTATTTTATCGGTTGCCTCATAATCTTTATCATGAGAATAATCTTTAAAACCAGCCACCAAATTCTCTGCTAAGGTTGGTTTGCCTTGGTTTTCGATAAAGCTATGCAACTCATCTAAAATTTTTCTAAAAAGCTCAACATCGGCAATCTTTAATTTCCAGCCCGGCATAAAATATTCATCTGCCCTTACCTTTTCTAAATTTTTATCTAAAAGCTTGGAAATAATAAAAAGGAGGGCTTGTTTTCCAAAATTGGAAACCGATTCATCT
This region of Patescibacteria group bacterium genomic DNA includes:
- a CDS encoding MFS transporter; amino-acid sequence: MQKSQSKNQPPQKQAKSHLKLFVVFGFVLAVANALSAYVHSSYLSQFVGEKNVGFVFTVAHFLVFLMILNYTKFINWLKIFKASIAVFLAMIVCLISLGLSNSIAPAIISFLAYVVFLNLVWISFDIYVEHFSRDEITGRIRGTYMTGLHIAWFLSPLATGQILKKFNYSFLYLIASVLVFLVMIGFYVKFKDLKVNHFPKPHFLRAIKKIYKNNLLNGIFIIAFLLHAFYCAFIVYAPIYLTKYLGFQWHQVGIMFTVMLSTFVLFTYPAGWLADKYLGEKELLTIGIFIMGVSAIVFGLADSTSFWVWLIILVCTRIGASLVEIMRDTYFFKRVDVKDIHIINLFRNTGPLAYVITPLLATLVLHFFGFQYIFVLAGVLVLTGLWFSARIKDTL
- the uppP gene encoding undecaprenyl-diphosphatase UppP, translating into MSHPIILGIIQGLTEFLPISSSGHLILVPKILGIRDQGLDFDVIVHLGTLVAVLFAFRKKLRDIFKGVFGRGRGQEANARLGALIILSIIPAGLAGFLFKDLVENNFRSNIVVAANLIFWGLVLWLADSYSKRAHFKTKNVNSVGIFQTITVALSQALALIPGTSRSGVTMSFGMLTKMDRKTAVEFSFLISIPIIAAAAGYELFNLLREGIVIEEAKSLLVGFAAAAISGFIAIKLLLAFIKRFGFKLFAVYRILLGAAILILL
- the mnmA gene encoding tRNA 2-thiouridine(34) synthase MnmA, which codes for MNKNKPKVLVAMSGGVDSSVAAALLLEQGYEVIGIFMKFWSESLTGSGQGIRPTQLGGRLGPLTQSILPENKCCSIEAYEDARRVADKLNIKLYTMNMKSIFKKRVVDNFLDEYSRGRTPNPCVECNKYVKFGEFLKRAKRLDCDYIATGHYVKKTRKQKNKKAKKQTKLLVTSYQLRMANDKAKDQSYFLWTLSQAQLKHCLFPIGDYTKPQVRKVAKKKKLPVFEKAESQGICFIKDKRHYDFLRRHLKLKPGPIITLDGVKEKGIKPGSVIGEHQGLPLYTIGQRREILIGGIGPFYVVKLDYQKNILYVANKFDQELLFKDQLTAKNINWISGFEPKFPLKCRARIRYLHPAVEAVLTKNITKQHKIFVKFKKSQRAITPGQSVVFYSKNEVLGGGVIE
- a CDS encoding PIN domain-containing protein, translating into MKEIIYLETSVISAYFDFKRQDAERKEITIHFWKEIIPCYDLVISDLVVAELNKITDLQNREKLLSKVRGMKRLGISSKIENLSQEYINFKIIPGSKLEDAIHLAIATVNNIDYLVSWNYRHLVGAVQRKKIIEFNEKFGLSIPSISTPNDFLEI
- a CDS encoding type IV secretion system DNA-binding domain-containing protein, which produces MPTDNDQNLTLLAETNFRNRRVKFGIKEDDRRRHMYLIGKTGMGKTTVIENMIIQDIRAGNGVALVDPHGDIADKILDYIPSNRVNDVVYFNPADLDFPVAFNVLEQVDASHRHLVSSGLVGVFKKIWADSWGPRLEYVLRNAILALLEYPGSSLLGIMRLLVDKAYRKKVISKVTDPVVRSFWVDEYSKYPDRFQSEAIAPIQNKVGQFLSTFLIRNIVGQVKSKLDMREIMDTKKIFIMNLAKGRVGEDSSALLGAIMITKVQLAAMSRVDIPEEERKDFYLYVDEFQNFATESFANILSEARKYRLDLIIAHQYIEQLDETVQAAVFGNVGTIMCFRIGAADAEAVVKEFEPEFTETDLVNLAKFDVYMKLMIDGVSSAPFSAGTLPPLAADIQEGNREKIIKISRERYAEPRKEVEEKINRWSGMMDEGRENGVGEGDGGGAGKKVGFRPTGSAGRDTSPKFEATCSHCGEKTDLPFKPDPARPVYCRECLQKVRSGEVKPARAPRRPSGSAQPQPSAGPEPVTKKVPEEVSLKDAMSQGTVAFDGKKKNKNDDQNDR